The following proteins come from a genomic window of Myroides odoratus DSM 2801:
- a CDS encoding type II toxin-antitoxin system HipA family toxin, with the protein MRESVREIKVGIDFGNEVEPVGRLAQRDAIVYFEYDDTFLSKSIELSPFRLPLQSGLIELPAKPFEGLAGVFADSLPDGWGRLLFDRMMRKDGILPAAITVLDRLAYVGEYGMGALVYEPDKSPFSEENEIDLDYLADQTKQVLEGESELVIKELLALNGSSAGARPKALIGVDEKRETIVHGAKQLTPNFEHWLVKFPNTQDGNDAGAIEYVYALMANQAGILMPDVHLFPSDKGSGYFAVKRFDRERNERFHLHTVAGLTHSDFRFPSLDYEDLIALTRSLTQDHREVEKMYRLAVFNVMVHNRDDHAKNFSFLMNSKGQWSMTPAYDLTFSSGPGGEHSTMVMGEGKNPTVNHLRKLGLNMGLSKELVDSILEQTKEAIVSWRKLASEYGVSKENVNLIGKVIDQYV; encoded by the coding sequence ATGAGAGAGTCAGTTAGAGAGATTAAAGTAGGAATAGATTTCGGAAATGAAGTTGAACCCGTTGGGCGTTTAGCGCAACGAGACGCTATAGTTTATTTTGAATATGATGATACTTTTCTCTCGAAATCTATTGAGCTATCACCATTTCGTTTACCGTTGCAATCGGGTCTAATTGAACTTCCAGCTAAACCATTTGAAGGATTAGCAGGTGTTTTTGCAGATAGTTTACCTGATGGTTGGGGACGATTGCTTTTTGATCGTATGATGCGAAAAGACGGTATATTACCTGCTGCAATAACAGTTTTAGATCGTTTGGCTTATGTTGGTGAGTATGGGATGGGAGCGTTGGTTTATGAGCCTGATAAGAGTCCTTTTAGTGAGGAAAACGAAATTGATTTAGATTACCTAGCTGATCAAACAAAGCAAGTATTAGAGGGAGAATCAGAATTAGTAATCAAAGAGCTATTGGCTTTAAATGGATCCTCTGCTGGTGCTAGACCTAAAGCATTAATTGGTGTTGATGAAAAAAGAGAAACAATAGTACATGGAGCAAAACAATTGACTCCCAATTTTGAACATTGGTTAGTGAAATTTCCAAATACTCAAGATGGAAATGATGCAGGAGCAATTGAATATGTCTATGCTTTAATGGCGAATCAAGCCGGAATTTTAATGCCTGATGTACATTTATTTCCTTCAGATAAAGGAAGTGGATATTTTGCCGTTAAGCGCTTTGATAGAGAAAGAAATGAGCGATTTCACCTCCATACTGTAGCGGGATTGACACATAGTGATTTTAGGTTTCCATCTTTAGATTATGAAGATTTAATTGCTTTAACTAGAAGCCTAACTCAAGATCATAGGGAAGTTGAAAAAATGTATCGTTTAGCTGTCTTTAACGTCATGGTTCACAATCGAGATGATCATGCAAAGAATTTTAGTTTTTTAATGAATAGTAAAGGGCAATGGTCCATGACACCTGCTTATGATTTGACTTTTTCTAGTGGTCCAGGAGGTGAACATAGCACAATGGTTATGGGAGAAGGTAAAAATCCAACAGTCAACCATTTGAGGAAACTGGGGTTGAATATGGGGCTTTCAAAAGAGCTTGTTGATTCTATTCTTGAACAAACAAAAGAGGCTATAGTATCTTGGAGAAAATTAGCTAGTGAATATGGAGTAAGTAAAGAAAATGTGAACTTGATTGGTAAAGTAATTGATCAATATGTATAA
- a CDS encoding tetratricopeptide repeat protein: MKQILAIILFFSFYQGIGQAKKIGPDELLFEQAYLIQNFIQEELALDYYLYSSSVDKSAKELAVDIRDKMLIKAIDLYQELIKEYPKSKWTFRALNNIGFAELALQNKDKAKLYFEQVLKSNANDKEKGGAGSGIMGEPYANYKNRAARELAKIYIEEQNFDKALEYLALTKQYTYQHFCGNAYAEEKITMRLLYAKCYVGLNQIDKAIQILVPNLLENGLADNTKVVNFIFDLLSSRYKIEELKNEYKQSFRNVKTRLQGVKGEEYEVDYITFFTIDIVLDSWILASVEGEEKEKEIERIYSNSLFYKKLYGAIDQ; the protein is encoded by the coding sequence ATGAAACAGATCCTTGCAATTATTTTATTTTTTTCTTTTTATCAAGGAATTGGACAAGCAAAAAAAATTGGTCCAGACGAATTGTTATTTGAACAAGCGTATCTAATTCAAAATTTTATCCAAGAAGAACTTGCGTTAGATTATTATCTTTATTCTAGTAGTGTAGACAAATCTGCAAAAGAACTTGCAGTTGATATAAGAGATAAAATGCTAATAAAGGCTATTGATTTATATCAAGAACTAATAAAGGAATACCCGAAGTCAAAATGGACATTTAGAGCTTTAAACAATATTGGATTTGCAGAATTAGCGTTACAAAATAAGGATAAAGCAAAATTGTACTTTGAACAAGTATTGAAAAGTAATGCGAATGATAAAGAAAAAGGCGGAGCGGGTTCTGGTATTATGGGAGAACCCTATGCAAACTATAAAAATAGAGCCGCTAGAGAATTAGCTAAAATCTATATAGAGGAACAGAATTTCGATAAAGCATTAGAGTATCTTGCTTTAACTAAGCAATATACCTATCAGCATTTTTGTGGTAATGCTTATGCTGAAGAAAAAATTACAATGCGTTTGCTTTACGCTAAATGTTATGTTGGATTGAATCAAATAGATAAGGCAATCCAAATTCTTGTTCCCAATCTTCTAGAAAATGGACTTGCCGATAATACAAAAGTTGTTAATTTTATTTTTGACCTTTTGTCTTCTAGGTATAAAATAGAAGAATTAAAAAATGAATATAAACAGAGTTTTAGAAATGTTAAAACTCGTTTACAGGGAGTAAAAGGTGAGGAATATGAAGTAGATTATATCACTTTTTTTACAATTGATATTGTGCTAGATTCGTGGATTTTAGCCAGTGTGGAAGGGGAGGAAAAAGAAAAAGAAATTGAGCGAATTTATTCTAACTCTTTGTTTTATAAAAAGTTATATGGAGCTATAGACCAGTAA
- a CDS encoding TerC/Alx family metal homeostasis membrane protein, whose translation MEQNILATHPGLVWGFGIVVIIMLLLDLGVFNKKAHEVSSKEATIWTIVWISLAMAFSGVVYWVFNHDEGGHALAVEKITQFQAAYWIEKALSVDNLFVFILVFGYFKVPKYLHHTVLFWGIIGALIFRAIFIFAGVGIINITYLPEMTIFGSVVKINVVMTLFGLFLVYAGIKSWGGDDDDDEKDFSESAGARLVKRFWKVSDNYEGKKFFTVQNGVKMATPLLVVVAVIEFTDVLFAVDSIPAIFAISSDPFILYTSNIFAILGLRSLYFLLANFIHMFSKLPYGLAIVLSFIGVKMLISPWVHIPSPISLGIVGSILVISVLVSIMFPEKKDDDSIEKA comes from the coding sequence ATGGAACAAAACATTTTAGCTACACACCCTGGCTTAGTATGGGGATTTGGAATCGTAGTAATCATTATGTTACTATTAGATTTAGGCGTTTTTAATAAAAAAGCGCACGAAGTTTCTTCAAAAGAGGCAACTATTTGGACAATTGTTTGGATTTCCCTTGCCATGGCCTTCTCCGGTGTTGTGTATTGGGTATTTAACCACGATGAAGGTGGTCATGCATTAGCAGTAGAAAAGATTACTCAATTCCAAGCGGCCTATTGGATTGAAAAAGCATTATCCGTTGATAATCTTTTCGTATTTATCCTTGTTTTTGGGTACTTTAAAGTTCCTAAATACTTACATCACACTGTACTTTTCTGGGGAATTATCGGAGCCTTGATTTTCAGAGCTATCTTTATTTTTGCTGGTGTGGGAATTATAAATATTACCTATTTGCCAGAGATGACCATTTTTGGTTCTGTAGTAAAAATTAACGTTGTTATGACGCTATTCGGATTATTCTTAGTCTATGCAGGTATTAAATCGTGGGGTGGTGATGATGACGATGATGAAAAAGATTTTAGTGAATCTGCTGGGGCACGTTTAGTCAAAAGATTCTGGAAAGTATCTGACAATTATGAAGGCAAAAAATTCTTTACTGTACAAAATGGTGTAAAGATGGCAACACCTCTACTAGTTGTAGTTGCAGTAATTGAGTTTACTGATGTGCTCTTTGCTGTAGATTCTATCCCTGCTATTTTTGCTATTTCAAGTGACCCTTTCATTTTATATACATCGAATATTTTTGCCATTTTAGGTTTACGTTCTCTGTATTTCTTATTGGCAAACTTCATCCATATGTTTAGCAAATTACCCTATGGTTTAGCGATTGTTTTAAGCTTCATTGGAGTAAAAATGTTGATTTCTCCATGGGTTCATATTCCATCACCTATTTCACTAGGTATTGTTGGTTCAATTCTGGTTATTTCTGTATTAGTTTCTATTATGTTTCCAGAAAAGAAAGATGATGACTCCATCGAAAAAGCTTAA
- a CDS encoding helix-hairpin-helix domain-containing protein: MQIIRVNSIVDPSKTYEYIDDGKPKQGGVKDVYFSPKREYVVAFFREKQDLNQRERILKIVTLYHENIKQGNAAHYYLEEIFRWPYDAVEKNGLIGVIVPIYNSNFFFAKGYQMHQTLVGNEKVGKWFTSPSFRNKQFPFNLDSSELGDWSSYLHIALTITRGIKKMHQMGLAHSDLSYNNILVDPITKSANIIDLDGLVVPGMFPPEVIGTADFIAPEVLSTKHLALTAPNRVLPNQKTDLHALAVLIYMYLLRRHPLRGGKIWDLDSDKDEVLLMGEKALFIEHPTDETNRVKLNQLGKWDSFWGNPNQIPYTLLGPYLTSLVDRAFITGLHHPILRPTANEWEAALLKTLDLLQACANPNCSEKWFVFDNTAKPTCPFCKETTPYHVPILDLYSRNPEGVWKLENHRIVVCDQKKLHQWHVSKNKINNENLTEADKQAVAQLSFEHGQWILTNLSVIGMKDITEQVDVLPQERIILAHDKKILMSADEGGKLLYVTMME, translated from the coding sequence ATGCAAATAATACGCGTTAATTCAATTGTTGACCCATCAAAAACCTATGAATATATAGATGATGGAAAACCCAAGCAAGGAGGAGTAAAAGATGTTTACTTCTCTCCTAAAAGAGAATATGTTGTTGCTTTTTTTAGAGAAAAACAAGACCTTAATCAAAGGGAACGAATCCTCAAGATTGTTACCTTATATCATGAAAATATAAAACAAGGAAATGCTGCGCACTATTATCTAGAGGAGATTTTTAGATGGCCATATGATGCTGTCGAAAAAAACGGATTAATTGGTGTTATTGTACCTATTTACAACTCCAATTTTTTCTTTGCCAAAGGATATCAAATGCACCAAACCTTAGTTGGTAATGAAAAAGTAGGAAAGTGGTTCACCTCCCCTTCTTTTCGCAATAAACAATTCCCTTTCAACCTAGACTCTAGTGAACTTGGGGATTGGTCTAGTTATTTACACATCGCCTTAACCATCACAAGAGGGATAAAGAAGATGCATCAAATGGGATTAGCACATTCTGATTTATCCTACAACAATATCTTAGTAGATCCGATTACCAAATCTGCTAATATCATTGATTTAGATGGACTTGTTGTTCCTGGGATGTTTCCACCTGAAGTAATTGGGACAGCTGATTTCATTGCCCCCGAAGTACTCAGCACCAAACATCTTGCCCTAACAGCCCCTAACAGAGTTCTGCCTAACCAAAAAACAGATTTACACGCTTTAGCGGTATTAATTTATATGTATTTATTGCGAAGGCATCCGCTTCGTGGAGGGAAAATATGGGATTTAGATTCGGACAAGGATGAAGTGTTATTGATGGGGGAAAAAGCCTTATTTATTGAGCATCCTACAGATGAAACCAATCGGGTAAAACTAAATCAACTAGGCAAATGGGATTCATTTTGGGGCAACCCCAATCAAATTCCCTATACCCTTTTAGGTCCTTATCTTACGAGTTTGGTAGATCGCGCTTTCATCACGGGTCTTCACCATCCTATTTTACGACCAACCGCTAATGAATGGGAAGCAGCGCTTCTAAAAACATTGGATTTACTCCAAGCGTGTGCTAATCCAAATTGCAGTGAGAAATGGTTTGTATTTGACAATACCGCAAAACCGACATGTCCTTTTTGTAAAGAAACAACTCCTTACCATGTTCCTATTTTAGATTTATATAGTAGAAATCCAGAAGGGGTATGGAAATTGGAAAATCACCGAATAGTCGTTTGCGATCAAAAAAAACTACACCAATGGCATGTATCAAAAAACAAAATTAACAATGAGAATTTAACCGAAGCTGACAAACAAGCTGTTGCCCAACTGTCTTTTGAACACGGACAATGGATACTCACAAATCTCTCCGTAATTGGGATGAAAGATATAACAGAACAAGTTGATGTACTACCCCAAGAACGCATTATATTAGCACACGATAAAAAAATATTGATGTCTGCAGATGAAGGGGGTAAATTACTTTACGTAACAATGATGGAATAA
- a CDS encoding PP2C family serine/threonine-protein phosphatase: MSHRFLKYVLEQHTAIDKKLHDTFIDQLLKKEEITQGVEWIETFQNHVIEHFMMYQEIEEFKDEHLTLPHGEVGRTYTFTLDIQQFPHLKIKTIEGLEPLGLSYDAIQGTITGIPLAMTSSKIEIVFSHQKAPTQLEKKSIYFMVNANPKDLWRNLPSDSSSLYAQPDTMSSTSEFLNRKLVAASKRGRSHAHVGAYRDDAYCHIQLTEEWGLLAVADGAGSAPYARQGAQWVTSFLQDYFQEQEILLTLDTALAHCALPEQVAQSIAVTPELTVAFSTCISSLFSNLKEQVKQSNLQLEEIHTTLAFVLCKKIDQGFLFLSYSVGDCPIVIYDDTLQKATVLNKLDVGEFGGGTRFITMKEVHEEPIIHRLHVFYTPHFSYLFAMSDGIYDPKFGTESQLMQTPAWTDFIADLQGENEDDIKVDFNDDHQIAEQLVAWMDFWSKGNHDDRTLIVVY, translated from the coding sequence ATGAGTCATCGCTTTTTAAAATATGTTCTCGAACAACACACTGCTATCGATAAAAAGTTACACGACACCTTCATTGATCAATTATTGAAAAAAGAAGAAATTACTCAAGGCGTCGAGTGGATAGAAACCTTTCAAAATCACGTGATCGAACACTTTATGATGTATCAAGAAATAGAAGAATTTAAAGATGAGCATTTGACGTTACCTCATGGTGAAGTTGGTAGGACTTATACTTTTACCTTGGATATACAGCAATTTCCTCATTTAAAAATTAAAACAATAGAAGGATTAGAGCCATTGGGTTTGTCTTATGATGCTATACAAGGCACCATTACAGGCATTCCATTAGCTATGACTTCTTCTAAAATAGAAATTGTATTTAGTCATCAAAAAGCCCCTACTCAACTAGAAAAGAAATCTATTTACTTTATGGTAAATGCCAATCCTAAGGATCTTTGGAGAAATCTACCTAGTGATTCTTCAAGTTTATATGCACAACCTGATACAATGAGTAGCACAAGTGAATTCTTGAATCGCAAACTCGTTGCAGCATCTAAACGCGGGCGATCTCATGCACATGTTGGAGCTTACCGCGATGATGCCTATTGTCATATACAACTAACAGAGGAATGGGGATTACTCGCTGTTGCGGATGGTGCAGGATCTGCTCCTTATGCCCGTCAAGGGGCTCAATGGGTTACTTCCTTTCTTCAAGATTACTTTCAAGAGCAAGAAATACTTCTTACTTTGGATACAGCTCTTGCTCATTGTGCTTTGCCAGAACAAGTAGCACAGTCTATTGCAGTAACACCTGAGCTTACTGTAGCATTTTCTACTTGTATCTCTTCTCTATTTTCTAATTTAAAGGAACAAGTGAAACAAAGCAACCTCCAATTAGAAGAAATTCATACTACACTCGCTTTTGTGCTCTGCAAAAAAATAGACCAAGGGTTTTTATTCCTGTCCTATAGTGTGGGAGATTGCCCAATTGTTATTTATGATGATACGCTTCAAAAGGCAACCGTATTAAATAAATTAGATGTGGGAGAATTTGGTGGAGGAACTCGATTCATAACGATGAAAGAAGTACATGAAGAGCCAATTATTCATCGTTTACATGTATTCTACACCCCACATTTCAGTTATTTATTTGCCATGAGTGATGGAATATACGATCCTAAGTTTGGCACTGAAAGTCAACTCATGCAAACTCCAGCTTGGACTGATTTTATTGCTGATTTACAAGGAGAAAACGAAGATGATATAAAAGTAGATTTTAACGATGATCACCAAATAGCAGAACAATTAGTCGCTTGGATGGATTTTTGGAGTAAAGGAAATCATGATGACCGAACGTTAATTGTCGTTTATTAA
- a CDS encoding TerY-C metal binding domain-containing protein has translation MRRLPIYFLIDVSESMIGNPIEEVQEGIATIVKELKTDPYALETVSICIIGFAGKSEIITPLQEIISFYPPKIPIGSGTSLAQGLQVLMQSFDRDLIKTTYEQKGDWKPVVFLFTDGVPTDSANYTDETITSWNNQYRKQCSLVAISIGENTNYNLLGKLTDHVLQFNNTTSEAYHSFFNWVTASIKATSVNVNANIDRIDLSKAHPDVIEKIDLTKNHTIPDDQFVVLNAKCSKTERMYLIKFKRSFSDSGFWDLQSRDYIAEGAFRIDEATYKQYSSNRDYSLKVSSQELRGNPSCPCCGNIYSVATCVCGGVHCISGDGYNTCPWCGNEGHYGLSDSDFDINRTLG, from the coding sequence ATGAGAAGACTGCCTATCTATTTTTTAATTGATGTTTCAGAATCTATGATTGGAAATCCAATTGAAGAGGTTCAAGAAGGGATTGCCACCATTGTCAAAGAGCTAAAGACTGATCCTTACGCCTTAGAAACAGTTTCTATTTGCATCATAGGCTTTGCAGGAAAGAGTGAAATTATTACTCCTCTACAGGAAATTATTTCCTTCTATCCTCCAAAGATTCCCATTGGTAGCGGAACTTCTTTAGCACAGGGGTTACAAGTTTTAATGCAGTCTTTTGATCGCGATTTAATCAAAACAACTTATGAGCAAAAAGGAGACTGGAAACCTGTAGTATTTTTGTTTACGGATGGAGTGCCAACAGATAGTGCCAACTACACTGATGAAACAATAACCTCTTGGAATAACCAGTATAGAAAACAATGTAGCTTAGTTGCAATTTCTATTGGAGAAAACACGAATTACAATCTGTTGGGAAAGTTAACAGATCATGTTCTTCAATTTAACAATACCACAAGCGAAGCATACCACTCTTTCTTTAATTGGGTAACTGCCTCAATCAAAGCGACAAGTGTAAATGTCAATGCTAATATCGATCGCATCGACTTAAGCAAAGCTCATCCAGACGTAATTGAAAAAATTGATTTAACTAAGAATCATACTATACCTGATGATCAATTCGTTGTACTCAATGCTAAATGTTCTAAGACTGAGCGTATGTATCTCATCAAATTCAAGCGATCTTTTTCAGATTCAGGTTTTTGGGATCTACAATCTAGGGATTATATTGCAGAAGGTGCATTTAGAATTGATGAAGCCACCTATAAACAATACTCTAGTAACCGAGATTATTCCCTAAAAGTTTCTTCACAAGAACTAAGGGGTAATCCTAGTTGTCCTTGTTGTGGTAATATTTATTCCGTAGCGACTTGTGTTTGTGGCGGGGTTCATTGTATATCAGGTGATGGATATAATACTTGTCCGTGGTGTGGCAATGAAGGACATTATGGGCTTTCTGATTCTGATTTTGATATCAATCGAACTTTAGGATAA